A single Lolium perenne isolate Kyuss_39 chromosome 6, Kyuss_2.0, whole genome shotgun sequence DNA region contains:
- the LOC127308914 gene encoding uncharacterized protein isoform X2, with protein sequence MSDEGGAEMTSRRRLHSAPAAPLDGEDLLCQILVRIPPLPSSLPRAGAVSKLWARVAADPGFRRRFLAHHRKPPVLGVFEKLGQDLVFSPILDPPDRIPPGRFSLCPEQEASFTHWTLLGCRHGRVLAIGSFSRHATLLVFDPVSRGRSYVPVPMDFRFNLCNVRGTVLCAAGNGEGHVHGDCHSGPFKVVLLGTRSRQEPAMACVYSSETGVWGPLVSTAEPCGAPVSRFPCTLIGSALYWWLNDSEDAMLEFDLDAQRLAVVRRPIFAGIGSSCIRIIRAEGGGVGFAVLVYPSFQLWGRKFSSDGVATWMLQRIVNMHEVIGLPSGIETRNEAIVGYSEDADVVLISVSTKQEHSTKHQHSAFIVQLDSMQSRELSRSFLEHSYHPFAYFYTAGTAKA encoded by the coding sequence ATGAGCGACGAGGGCGGCGCCGAGATGaccagccgccgccgcctccactcggcgccggcggcgccgctGGACGGCGAAGACCTCCTCTGTCAGATCCTCGTCCGAATCCCCCCGCTACCCTCTTCGCTCCCGCGCGCCGGCGCCGTCTCCAAGCTCTGGGCGCGCGTGGCGGCCGACCCAGGCTTCCGCCGCCGCTTCCTCGCGCACCACCGGAAGCCGCCGGTCCTGGGCGTATTCGAGAAGCTCGGGCAGGATCTGGTATTCTCCCCCATCCTCGACCCTCCCGACCGCATCCCTCCGGGGCGCTTCTCCCTGTGCCCCGAGCAGGAGGCGTCGTTCACTCACTGGACCCTGCTCGGGTGccgccacggccgcgtcctcgcCATCGGTAGCTTCAGTAGGCACGCTACGCTCCTCGTGTTCGATCCCGTCTCCCGCGGCCGCAGCTACGTGCCCGTTCCGATGGATTTCCGGTTCAATCTGTGCAACGTCAGGGGAACCGTGCTGTGTGCTGCCGGCAACGGCGAGGGCCACGTGCACGGAGACTGCCACTCAGGCCCCTTTAAGGTGGTCTTGCTAGGCACCAGGAGCCGCCAAGAGCCAGCCATGGCCTGCGTGTACTCCTCGGAGACCGGCGTGTGGGGACCGCTTGTCTCGACGGCAGAACCGTGTGGCGCTCCGGTTAGCCGTTTCCCCTGCACCCTTATTGGCAGCGCCCTTTACTGGTGGCTAAATGATTCCGAGGATGCGATGCTCGAGTTCGATTTGGATGCCCAGAGACTGGCTGTGGTCAGGAGGCCTATTTTTGCAGGCATTGGCAGCAGCTGTATCCGGATCATCAGGGCCGAGGGTGGCGGTGTAGGCTTTGCCGTCTTGGTGTACCCCAGCTTCCAGTTGTGGGGCCGCAAGTTCAGCAGTGATGGCGTCGCCACATGGATGCTGCAGAGGATTGTTAACATGCATGAGGTCATTGGTCTGCCGTCTGGGATCGAGACACGCAATGAAGCTATAGTGGGGTATTCCGAGGATGCTGATGTGGTTCTCATATCTGTGTCCACTAAGCAAGAACACTCCACTAAGCATCAACACTCTGCCTTCATCGTTCAGCTGGATTCGATGCAGTCCAGGGAGCTTAGTCGGAGTTTTTTGGAGCATTCATACCATCCGTTCGCGTATTTCTATACTGCAG
- the LOC127308914 gene encoding uncharacterized protein isoform X1 — protein sequence MSDEGGAEMTSRRRLHSAPAAPLDGEDLLCQILVRIPPLPSSLPRAGAVSKLWARVAADPGFRRRFLAHHRKPPVLGVFEKLGQDLVFSPILDPPDRIPPGRFSLCPEQEASFTHWTLLGCRHGRVLAIGSFSRHATLLVFDPVSRGRSYVPVPMDFRFNLCNVRGTVLCAAGNGEGHVHGDCHSGPFKVVLLGTRSRQEPAMACVYSSETGVWGPLVSTAEPCGAPVSRFPCTLIGSALYWWLNDSEDAMLEFDLDAQRLAVVRRPIFAGIGSSCIRIIRAEGGGVGFAVLVYPSFQLWGRKFSSDGVATWMLQRIVNMHEVIGLPSGIETRNEAIVGYSEDADVVLISVSTKQEHSTKHQHSAFIVQLDSMQSRELSRSFLEHSYHPFAYFYTAGAVQLPMVNS from the coding sequence ATGAGCGACGAGGGCGGCGCCGAGATGaccagccgccgccgcctccactcggcgccggcggcgccgctGGACGGCGAAGACCTCCTCTGTCAGATCCTCGTCCGAATCCCCCCGCTACCCTCTTCGCTCCCGCGCGCCGGCGCCGTCTCCAAGCTCTGGGCGCGCGTGGCGGCCGACCCAGGCTTCCGCCGCCGCTTCCTCGCGCACCACCGGAAGCCGCCGGTCCTGGGCGTATTCGAGAAGCTCGGGCAGGATCTGGTATTCTCCCCCATCCTCGACCCTCCCGACCGCATCCCTCCGGGGCGCTTCTCCCTGTGCCCCGAGCAGGAGGCGTCGTTCACTCACTGGACCCTGCTCGGGTGccgccacggccgcgtcctcgcCATCGGTAGCTTCAGTAGGCACGCTACGCTCCTCGTGTTCGATCCCGTCTCCCGCGGCCGCAGCTACGTGCCCGTTCCGATGGATTTCCGGTTCAATCTGTGCAACGTCAGGGGAACCGTGCTGTGTGCTGCCGGCAACGGCGAGGGCCACGTGCACGGAGACTGCCACTCAGGCCCCTTTAAGGTGGTCTTGCTAGGCACCAGGAGCCGCCAAGAGCCAGCCATGGCCTGCGTGTACTCCTCGGAGACCGGCGTGTGGGGACCGCTTGTCTCGACGGCAGAACCGTGTGGCGCTCCGGTTAGCCGTTTCCCCTGCACCCTTATTGGCAGCGCCCTTTACTGGTGGCTAAATGATTCCGAGGATGCGATGCTCGAGTTCGATTTGGATGCCCAGAGACTGGCTGTGGTCAGGAGGCCTATTTTTGCAGGCATTGGCAGCAGCTGTATCCGGATCATCAGGGCCGAGGGTGGCGGTGTAGGCTTTGCCGTCTTGGTGTACCCCAGCTTCCAGTTGTGGGGCCGCAAGTTCAGCAGTGATGGCGTCGCCACATGGATGCTGCAGAGGATTGTTAACATGCATGAGGTCATTGGTCTGCCGTCTGGGATCGAGACACGCAATGAAGCTATAGTGGGGTATTCCGAGGATGCTGATGTGGTTCTCATATCTGTGTCCACTAAGCAAGAACACTCCACTAAGCATCAACACTCTGCCTTCATCGTTCAGCTGGATTCGATGCAGTCCAGGGAGCTTAGTCGGAGTTTTTTGGAGCATTCATACCATCCGTTCGCGTATTTCTATACTGCAG